The following coding sequences lie in one Mycobacterium gordonae genomic window:
- a CDS encoding GNAT family N-acetyltransferase, whose product MNAELLPRELADVSDEIRRVPPPPTPQVPSPYACRLADPDSDAELIAEWMRDPRLVRNWGQPWPASQWRECLRAQLAGSYCRPFIGSIDGVDHGYVELYRAAKDLVSTQYECDPSDLGVRLAMADLKVLSQGVVLLLLPHFVASVFNADPRCRRIMFDPEHRNAPLREFCEKGGCTYLGEHDSLDQRRALYVLPRTLDDLPRIREAQ is encoded by the coding sequence ATGAATGCTGAGCTGTTGCCGCGAGAGCTGGCTGATGTTTCCGACGAGATCCGTCGGGTGCCGCCGCCCCCGACGCCGCAGGTGCCGTCACCGTATGCCTGCCGGTTAGCCGACCCCGATTCCGACGCCGAGCTGATCGCCGAGTGGATGCGCGATCCGCGGTTGGTGCGCAACTGGGGCCAGCCCTGGCCGGCGTCCCAGTGGCGTGAATGTCTGCGCGCCCAACTTGCCGGCAGTTATTGCAGGCCGTTCATCGGCAGCATCGACGGGGTGGATCACGGCTATGTCGAGTTGTATCGGGCCGCAAAAGATCTGGTCTCGACCCAATACGAATGTGACCCGTCGGATCTGGGGGTTCGGCTGGCGATGGCCGATTTGAAAGTCCTGAGTCAGGGCGTGGTGCTGCTGCTGCTGCCGCACTTCGTGGCCAGTGTGTTCAATGCCGACCCGCGGTGCCGTCGGATCATGTTCGATCCCGAACATCGCAATGCACCATTGCGCGAGTTCTGTGAGAAGGGCGGCTGCACCTATCTGGGCGAGCACGACAGCCTGGATCAGCGCCGTGCGCTGTATGTACTGCCTCGCACGCTCGATGACCTACCGCGAATCCGTGAGGCTCAGTAG
- a CDS encoding DUF190 domain-containing protein → MSEKSLKLTAYFGERQRAVGAPQRFLADEMLDLFGARGVATSVMMRGVTSFGPTGGLHSDVSLSLSEDPPVTIVAVDVESKIRGLVDDVAAMTGHGLVTMERARLITRDSGTDALSEIDSRTGDAAKLTVYVGRQVRAAGKPAHLAVCDLLYRHGFAGATVLLGVDGTAFGKRQRARFFGRNVNVPQMIIGIGLPPQVSAAATELAALLPNPLLTVERVRLCKRDGELFARPQELPPIDSQGRTLWQKLMVHTADVDDDEAQPIHRAIVQQLMRSRTARGATVLRGIWGFHGDHKPHGDKLFHLVRKVPLMTIVVDTPDAIARSFAVIDELTARHGLVTSEMVPAAMSLDGAPRMPETPLAEYDY, encoded by the coding sequence ATGAGCGAGAAGAGCCTGAAGCTGACCGCCTACTTCGGCGAACGCCAGCGCGCCGTCGGCGCACCGCAACGATTCCTGGCCGACGAGATGCTGGACCTCTTCGGCGCCCGCGGCGTGGCCACCAGCGTGATGATGCGCGGAGTCACCAGCTTCGGGCCCACCGGCGGCCTGCACAGCGACGTCTCGCTGAGCCTGTCCGAGGACCCGCCGGTGACGATCGTCGCGGTCGACGTCGAATCCAAGATCCGCGGGCTCGTCGACGACGTCGCCGCCATGACCGGCCATGGGCTGGTGACGATGGAACGGGCGCGCCTGATCACCCGGGACAGCGGCACCGATGCGCTCAGCGAGATCGACAGCCGCACCGGAGACGCCGCCAAACTGACCGTCTACGTCGGTCGGCAGGTGCGCGCCGCCGGCAAGCCGGCGCACCTGGCCGTCTGCGACCTGCTGTACCGGCACGGATTCGCGGGCGCCACAGTCCTTCTCGGCGTAGACGGCACCGCGTTCGGCAAGCGCCAGCGGGCCAGGTTCTTCGGCCGCAATGTCAACGTGCCGCAGATGATCATCGGCATCGGGTTGCCCCCACAGGTGTCAGCGGCAGCTACCGAACTGGCCGCCTTGTTGCCGAACCCACTGCTGACCGTCGAACGCGTACGGCTGTGCAAACGCGACGGCGAGTTGTTCGCCCGCCCCCAGGAGCTACCGCCCATCGACAGCCAGGGGCGCACGCTGTGGCAGAAGCTGATGGTGCACACCGCCGACGTCGACGACGACGAGGCCCAGCCGATCCACCGCGCAATCGTGCAGCAACTGATGCGCTCGCGAACCGCGCGCGGCGCGACGGTACTGCGCGGCATCTGGGGCTTCCACGGCGACCATAAACCGCACGGCGACAAGCTGTTTCACCTCGTCCGTAAGGTGCCGCTGATGACCATCGTGGTCGACACCCCCGACGCGATCGCCCGCAGCTTCGCCGTCATCGACGAGTTGACGGCCCGCCACGGACTGGTCACAAGCGAGATGGTGCCAGCGGCCATGTCGCTGGACGGCGCACCACGCATGCCCGAGACACCGCTGGCCGAGTACGACTACTGA
- the crcB gene encoding fluoride efflux transporter CrcB, whose amino-acid sequence MTTVLLWVGVMFIGGVGSVTRFLVDRTVARRAGRPFPYGTLTVNITGAALLGFLTSLTLPKDVSLLIGTAFVGAYTTFSTWMLETQRLGEERRMLAAFANVAVSVLLGLGAVLLGQRIAGLI is encoded by the coding sequence ATGACAACGGTCCTGCTCTGGGTTGGAGTGATGTTCATCGGCGGAGTCGGTTCGGTGACGAGGTTCCTGGTGGATCGCACGGTGGCCCGTCGGGCGGGTCGGCCGTTCCCCTACGGCACGCTGACGGTCAACATCACCGGCGCCGCGCTGCTGGGGTTTCTCACCAGCCTGACCCTGCCCAAGGACGTGTCACTGCTGATCGGCACCGCTTTCGTCGGCGCCTACACCACGTTCTCCACGTGGATGCTGGAAACTCAACGCCTCGGCGAAGAACGCCGGATGCTGGCGGCATTCGCCAATGTCGCCGTCAGCGTCCTGCTCGGGCTGGGCGCGGTGCTGCTCGGACAACGGATCGCGGGGCTGATATGA
- the crcB gene encoding fluoride efflux transporter CrcB codes for MARPDYRELAAIFAGGALGSVARAALAMLAVPDPARWPWPTFVVNIVGAFLVGYFTTRLLERLPLSSYRRPLLGTGLCGGLTTFSTMQVETIKMIEHGYWVLAATYTIVSIAVGFVAVYLATALVRRVRIR; via the coding sequence GTGGCACGGCCTGACTATCGCGAGTTGGCGGCCATCTTCGCCGGCGGTGCACTCGGCTCGGTAGCTCGCGCAGCCCTGGCCATGCTCGCCGTCCCCGATCCGGCCCGATGGCCCTGGCCCACGTTCGTGGTCAACATCGTCGGTGCATTCCTGGTCGGCTACTTCACCACCCGACTGCTGGAGCGACTGCCGTTGTCGAGCTATCGACGTCCGCTACTAGGAACCGGATTGTGTGGTGGCTTAACCACTTTCTCCACCATGCAGGTGGAAACCATCAAGATGATCGAGCACGGTTACTGGGTGCTGGCCGCCACGTACACCATCGTCAGCATCGCGGTGGGATTCGTGGCGGTATACCTGGCCACCGCTCTGGTACGTCGGGTACGCATCCGATGA
- the pgm gene encoding phosphoglucomutase (alpha-D-glucose-1,6-bisphosphate-dependent), producing the protein MANPRAGQPAQPEDLVDLPHLVTAYYTIAPDPDDVAQQVVFGTSGHRGSALNGAFNEAHILATTQAIVEYRAAQGTTGPLFIGRDTHGLSEPAWVSALEVLAGNGVVAVVDSRDRYTPTPAISHAILTYNRGRSAGLADGIVVTPSHNPPSDGGFKYNPPNGGPADSVATDVIAKRANEILRDLSVVRRVPLAGALSAVQRHDYLSAYVDDLVNVVDIDAIRAAGVRIGADPLGGASVDYWAAIADRHGLDLTVVNPLVDATWRFMTLDHDGKIRMDCSSADAMAGLIANRDRYQIATGNDADSDRHGIVTPDGGLLNPNHYLAVAIDYLYTHRPSWPAGVGVGKTAVSSSIIDRVVAGIGRQLVEVPVGFKWFVDGLIGGTIGFGGEESAGASFLRRDGSVWTTDKDGIILALLASEILAVTGLTPSQRYAQLTSDYGSPVYARVDAPADREQKARLGRLSASEVTATELAGEPIVAKLTTAPGNGSPLGGLKVTTANAWFAARPSGTEDVYKIYAESFLGAEHLAEVQAVARKVVNAAIG; encoded by the coding sequence ATGGCCAACCCGCGAGCCGGTCAGCCGGCCCAGCCCGAAGACCTCGTCGACCTGCCGCACCTGGTGACGGCGTACTACACGATCGCGCCCGATCCCGACGACGTTGCCCAGCAGGTGGTGTTCGGCACCTCGGGTCACCGGGGATCGGCTTTGAACGGTGCGTTCAACGAGGCGCACATCCTGGCGACCACGCAGGCGATCGTCGAGTACCGCGCGGCGCAGGGGACCACCGGGCCGCTGTTCATCGGTCGTGACACACACGGGTTGTCAGAGCCGGCCTGGGTGTCGGCGTTGGAGGTGCTCGCCGGGAACGGCGTTGTGGCCGTTGTTGATTCGAGGGACCGCTACACGCCGACGCCGGCGATCAGCCATGCCATCCTGACCTACAATCGGGGCCGCAGCGCCGGGCTGGCCGACGGCATCGTGGTGACTCCGTCGCACAACCCCCCGTCCGACGGCGGCTTCAAGTACAACCCGCCCAACGGCGGCCCGGCCGACAGTGTCGCGACGGATGTGATCGCCAAGCGCGCCAACGAGATTCTGCGCGATCTGTCTGTGGTGCGGCGGGTGCCGTTGGCGGGCGCGCTGAGTGCGGTGCAGCGACATGACTATCTGAGTGCCTACGTCGACGACCTGGTCAACGTGGTCGACATCGACGCGATCCGCGCGGCGGGGGTGCGCATCGGTGCGGATCCGCTGGGCGGGGCCAGCGTGGACTACTGGGCGGCTATAGCCGATCGTCATGGCCTGGATCTGACGGTGGTCAATCCCTTGGTCGACGCGACGTGGCGGTTCATGACGCTGGATCACGACGGCAAGATCCGGATGGACTGCAGCTCGGCGGATGCGATGGCGGGGCTGATCGCCAACCGGGACCGGTACCAGATCGCCACCGGCAACGACGCCGACTCCGACCGCCACGGCATCGTCACGCCCGACGGGGGGCTGCTTAATCCCAACCACTATCTGGCCGTGGCCATCGACTACCTGTACACCCACCGGCCGTCGTGGCCGGCAGGGGTTGGCGTCGGCAAGACGGCGGTCAGTTCGTCGATCATCGACCGCGTGGTAGCCGGTATCGGCCGGCAGCTGGTGGAGGTGCCGGTCGGCTTCAAGTGGTTCGTCGACGGGTTGATCGGCGGGACCATCGGGTTCGGGGGAGAGGAATCGGCAGGGGCGTCGTTCCTGCGGCGCGACGGCTCGGTATGGACCACCGACAAGGACGGGATCATCCTGGCGTTGCTGGCCTCGGAGATCCTGGCGGTGACCGGTCTGACGCCGTCACAACGGTATGCGCAATTGACCTCTGACTATGGATCGCCCGTGTATGCACGGGTGGACGCGCCGGCCGACCGCGAGCAGAAGGCCCGGCTGGGGCGGTTGTCGGCGTCGGAGGTGACGGCGACTGAGCTGGCGGGGGAGCCGATCGTGGCGAAACTGACGACTGCGCCCGGAAATGGGTCGCCGCTCGGCGGGCTCAAGGTGACCACGGCCAACGCGTGGTTCGCCGCCCGGCCGTCGGGCACCGAGGACGTCTACAAGATCTACGCCGAGTCGTTTCTGGGCGCGGAGCATCTGGCGGAGGTGCAGGCTGTGGCGCGGAAGGTGGTCAATGCAGCGATCGGGTAG